Proteins from a single region of Pelagicoccus enzymogenes:
- a CDS encoding GDP-L-fucose synthase family protein, with the protein MNPSSKIYVAGHNGMVGSAVVRRLHSLGFTNTVTASSSELDLTRQQAVEDFFQAHKPDVVVMAAAKVGGIHANNTYPADFGYQNLAIASNTIHAAYQSGVSRFLFLGSSCIYPKLAPQPLREDALLTSQLEPTNEAYAIAKIAGLKLCEYYRKQYGVTYHSLMPTNLYGPGDNYHPDNSHLLPALIRRFHEAKEADLPEVTMWGTGTPLRELMHADDLADAVVFALQIQDPPSILNAGTGVEHSIKQIAELVAKTVGYTGKIVNDLSKPDGTPRKLMDVSRLRELGWTAQIALEEGIDKTYPLFLEQLKQGSLRAK; encoded by the coding sequence ATGAATCCCTCATCCAAGATCTACGTCGCCGGCCATAACGGCATGGTCGGCTCCGCCGTCGTCCGCCGCCTCCACTCCCTCGGCTTCACCAACACCGTCACCGCCAGCTCCTCCGAGCTCGACCTCACCCGCCAGCAAGCCGTCGAGGACTTCTTCCAGGCCCACAAGCCCGACGTCGTCGTCATGGCCGCCGCCAAGGTCGGCGGTATCCACGCCAACAATACCTACCCCGCCGACTTCGGCTACCAAAACCTAGCCATCGCCAGCAATACCATCCACGCGGCCTACCAGAGCGGCGTATCCCGCTTCCTCTTCCTCGGCTCCTCCTGCATCTACCCCAAGCTCGCCCCCCAGCCCCTGCGCGAGGATGCCCTGCTCACTTCCCAGCTGGAGCCCACCAACGAGGCCTACGCCATCGCCAAGATCGCCGGGCTCAAGCTCTGCGAGTACTACCGGAAGCAATACGGAGTGACCTACCACTCCCTCATGCCCACCAACCTCTACGGTCCCGGCGACAATTACCATCCCGACAACTCCCACCTCCTGCCCGCCCTCATCCGCCGCTTCCACGAAGCCAAGGAAGCCGATCTTCCCGAAGTGACCATGTGGGGTACGGGAACGCCCCTGCGCGAGCTCATGCACGCCGACGATCTAGCTGACGCCGTCGTATTCGCCCTCCAAATACAAGACCCGCCCAGCATCTTAAACGCCGGCACCGGGGTCGAGCACAGCATCAAGCAAATCGCCGAGCTCGTAGCGAAAACCGTCGGCTACACCGGCAAAATCGTGAACGACCTCAGCAAGCCCGACGGCACGCCTCGCAAGCTAATGGACGTCTCCCGCCTGCGCGAGCTCGGCTGGACGGCCCAAATCGCCCTCGAGGAAGGCATCGACAAAACCTACCCCCTCTTCCTCGAGCAGCTGAAACAAGGCAGTCTCCGCGCCAAGTAA
- a CDS encoding GxxExxY protein: protein MPTQEINELCDQIREASFSLHKHLRHGHVEKVYENGLKHRLDLRGIQAAQQHPLPVYDEDGFLIGDFYADLYVQNEIIVELKACKTTTDEHVAQLLGYLRSSNTKVGLLINFGSPKIQIKRYLLDQIDE from the coding sequence ATGCCAACTCAAGAAATCAACGAACTTTGCGACCAAATTCGCGAGGCCTCTTTCAGCCTCCACAAACACCTTCGCCACGGCCATGTGGAAAAAGTTTACGAGAATGGACTCAAACACCGCCTCGACCTGAGAGGAATTCAAGCCGCCCAACAACATCCGCTTCCAGTCTACGACGAAGACGGATTCCTAATCGGAGACTTCTACGCAGACCTCTACGTCCAAAACGAAATTATCGTCGAACTCAAGGCCTGCAAAACAACAACCGACGAGCACGTAGCCCAACTCCTAGGCTACCTCAGGTCCTCCAACACCAAAGTTGGCCTACTAATCAATTTCGGCAGCCCCAAGATCCAGATAAAACGCTACCTTCTAGACCAAATAGACGAGTAG
- a CDS encoding NAD-dependent epimerase/dehydratase family protein has translation MRVLITGIAGFIGSNLALRLQAAGWDVSGVDAFTDYYAVGLKRGTAERLKACGIEVLEADLGEAACPEVTPYLEGVDAVVHLAAQPGISAKTPWEDYNRNNVVATHRLLEAAREAGVKRFVNVSSSSVYGLRAMDSEVGEPKPASWYGETKLAAELEVMGAHRLNGFPACSLRLFSVYGERERPDKLFPRLIRSIANDEEFPLFEGSRGHQRSFTYVGDICEAIACVLDKWDKAEGEIFNVGTDQCFTTGEAIEAVQEIMGKKALINLLPPRPGDQAATHANIDKIRKVLGWEPKASLGQGLERMVKWYRDEVQGKVDWR, from the coding sequence GTGCGGGTTTTGATTACAGGGATCGCGGGCTTCATAGGCTCCAATTTGGCGTTGCGCTTACAGGCGGCGGGCTGGGACGTGTCGGGAGTGGACGCCTTTACGGACTACTATGCGGTGGGTTTGAAGCGGGGCACTGCGGAGCGGCTTAAGGCTTGCGGGATCGAGGTGCTGGAGGCGGATTTGGGCGAAGCGGCGTGCCCGGAGGTCACGCCCTACCTTGAGGGGGTGGATGCGGTGGTGCATTTGGCGGCTCAGCCGGGGATTTCGGCGAAGACGCCTTGGGAGGATTATAATCGAAACAACGTGGTGGCGACGCATCGCTTGCTGGAAGCAGCTCGGGAGGCTGGGGTGAAGCGCTTTGTGAATGTGTCGTCCTCCTCGGTCTATGGGCTGCGGGCCATGGATTCGGAGGTGGGGGAGCCGAAGCCGGCTTCTTGGTATGGCGAAACGAAGTTGGCGGCTGAGCTGGAGGTGATGGGGGCTCATCGCCTGAATGGGTTTCCGGCCTGTTCGCTGCGCTTGTTTTCGGTTTATGGGGAGCGGGAGCGGCCGGATAAGCTGTTTCCCAGATTGATTCGATCGATCGCGAATGATGAGGAGTTTCCGCTCTTCGAGGGGAGCCGGGGGCATCAGCGCTCGTTCACCTACGTGGGGGATATCTGCGAGGCGATTGCTTGCGTTTTGGATAAATGGGACAAGGCGGAGGGCGAGATTTTTAACGTGGGTACGGATCAGTGTTTCACCACGGGCGAAGCAATCGAGGCGGTGCAGGAGATCATGGGGAAGAAGGCTCTGATCAATCTATTGCCTCCACGTCCGGGGGATCAGGCTGCCACGCATGCGAATATCGACAAGATTCGGAAGGTGTTGGGGTGGGAGCCGAAGGCTTCCCTAGGACAGGGACTGGAGCGAATGGTGAAATGGTACAGGGACGAGGTCCAAGGGAAGGTGGATTGGCGGTAG
- a CDS encoding FitA-like ribbon-helix-helix domain-containing protein, with translation MKSITIHKLDPDLAEQLEKRARRDGTSLNRTVKSILRTSLGLDRKTIEDHRSDFIDLFGSWSKEEASAFDERTSNARTVTPSDWDR, from the coding sequence ATGAAATCAATCACAATTCACAAACTAGATCCCGATCTGGCCGAGCAACTCGAAAAGCGAGCCCGCAGAGACGGAACCTCGCTCAACCGAACAGTGAAATCCATCCTACGCACCAGCTTGGGCTTGGACAGAAAGACAATAGAAGATCACAGGTCCGACTTCATCGATCTCTTCGGCAGCTGGTCCAAGGAGGAGGCCTCAGCCTTCGACGAGCGAACGAGCAACGCTCGGACCGTAACCCCCAGCGACTGGGACCGCTAA
- the wecC gene encoding UDP-N-acetyl-D-mannosamine dehydrogenase, which produces MSFETISVIGLGYIGLPTAAVFASRKKKVIGVDVNQHAVDTINQGKIHIVEPQLDIVVRAAVSEGYLRATAIPEAADAYIIAVPTPFKDDHVPDLKYIESASKAIAPTLKRGSLVILESTSPVGATEQMAEWLAEARPDLTFPQQKGESSDIRIAHCPERVLPGHVIRELVQNDRVIGGMTPACSQAAVDLYKTFVEGECITTNARTAEMCKLTENASRDVSIAFANELSLICDDQGINVWELISLANRHPRVNILQPGPGVGGHCIAVDPWFIVSANPKLSRLIRTAREVNDSKPDWVVQKTEQAIAQTQRLLDGRRKPRVAVAGLAFKPDIDDLRESPAMKIAEILSQRTDIDLQFVEPNIEQLPGNLKNGTFSKDIIASSNWCDLILILVDHSLFATSLSKIPKDIVHIDTRGLLK; this is translated from the coding sequence ATGTCCTTCGAAACCATCTCAGTCATCGGCCTCGGTTACATCGGCCTTCCCACCGCAGCGGTCTTCGCCTCCCGCAAGAAAAAAGTTATCGGCGTAGACGTAAACCAACACGCCGTCGATACCATCAACCAGGGCAAGATCCACATCGTAGAGCCTCAGCTTGATATCGTCGTTCGCGCTGCGGTATCCGAAGGTTACCTACGAGCCACCGCCATCCCAGAAGCAGCCGACGCCTATATCATAGCCGTTCCCACCCCCTTCAAAGATGACCACGTTCCCGACTTGAAATACATTGAGAGCGCTTCAAAGGCAATCGCCCCCACCCTGAAGCGAGGAAGCCTCGTCATCCTCGAATCCACCTCCCCCGTCGGCGCCACCGAACAAATGGCCGAATGGCTCGCCGAGGCCCGCCCTGACCTTACCTTTCCCCAGCAAAAAGGCGAATCCTCAGACATCCGAATCGCTCACTGCCCCGAACGCGTCCTCCCCGGTCACGTAATCCGCGAGCTAGTGCAAAACGACCGCGTCATCGGAGGCATGACCCCTGCCTGTTCGCAAGCAGCCGTCGACTTATACAAAACATTCGTCGAAGGCGAGTGCATCACCACCAACGCCCGCACTGCCGAGATGTGCAAGCTCACCGAAAACGCCTCACGCGACGTCTCGATAGCCTTCGCTAACGAACTCTCCCTCATCTGCGACGACCAAGGCATCAACGTCTGGGAGCTCATCTCCCTCGCCAACCGCCACCCCCGCGTCAACATCCTCCAGCCCGGGCCCGGCGTAGGCGGCCATTGTATCGCCGTCGACCCCTGGTTTATCGTATCTGCAAACCCTAAACTCTCCCGACTCATTCGCACCGCCCGGGAAGTAAACGACAGCAAGCCAGACTGGGTCGTGCAAAAAACCGAACAAGCCATCGCCCAAACCCAGCGTCTCCTCGACGGTCGCCGTAAACCCCGCGTAGCCGTCGCCGGCCTAGCTTTCAAGCCCGACATCGACGACCTCCGCGAAAGCCCCGCCATGAAAATCGCCGAGATCCTATCTCAACGGACCGACATCGACCTCCAGTTCGTAGAACCCAACATCGAGCAACTTCCAGGCAACCTGAAAAACGGCACCTTCTCAAAAGACATAATCGCCTCCTCAAATTGGTGCGACCTGATACTCATTTTAGTTGATCACTCACTTTTTGCAACATCGCTTTCCAAAATACCTAAAGACATAGTACATATAGATACCCGCGGTTTACTAAAATAA
- a CDS encoding DEAD/DEAH box helicase, translated as MDASTLNSLALYLKTFDARTQKRGKAYARDARALVSYATNHVVEGYVDGTQEYFVHIGYERHVGWEAECDCPIGYDCKHAYALAATVLAENGHPLSQATPSKKAARRPKNSLFEPAKKILDRQLNVREERFLEKVQKAWHIFQEQGIACDDVLALLNNQEVHYRGWKQVDRLGNYLDTPPQDPFELLGYACIYFKLNEIKSPALAQKLIDLDDYQNRVKRNLHLNEIRAWKATLERSSNVRAPEQAQSTTPTQLAMVIGTSKWEIHAREDGPYYRVDSEQLQDWRDATATKLSTQAIAFLGAAEHFLQHWRGVTTAPTTQYARAFLHRLLQHAELRYHVLDTNYQTIPWSEEPLRWIARKSGSGEDATAQLSLCLPNGKPLPKNAIVLQLLDYDTYGRPQPTADDAPLYLSDATIYPGPPPLEGETLVTLPWDAIDSEQGVAFLRSQGSELPPEIEKRVDTLQPQLRLRASTRETPSTWGRTRGLQVELEAIDSQNNALRHFTPTGWNHLNEETSATPNNRIQLLDPNVLLDFAPLLSKFSLRWDEQLTRWQRPLRDSKDLPDFGTWLQSLPDSIQVELSPDLAGLDSAPVSLSYEVDIQETDTRDWFDVKLVKRVNDTQLTDEEMKLLLAGPGRFVQLPSGQWRRLDIETTKETAALMQELGVEKTDDTQRLHTLQLQNEAASAALTEEAKTELQARLKTLSAQKLPAPPRPFGKVLRPYQRDGFQFLCQLTQLSFGGILADDMGLGKTLQALAWLVWLKKQNAKAKAPFRVLIVCPKSVMDNWLSEPSKFQTGLTAAPHQSNPDEAQARALLSANLVVANYTQLRSAADTFLAETWDAVILDEAQYIKNPSSQTARVACQLSTQHRLVLTGTPIENRSLDLWSLLRFAMPGALGSQAQFKRLYNEKKDPQALPRLARRIQPFLLRRAKKDVAQDLPDRIEEELHCQLEGAQAKLYQAELKKARQLLVEVKTQRQFDKSRFNILQSLLRLRQICCDPQLLGAKPSKTPSAKTQALLEHIQPLVDEGHKILVFSQFVSMLELLQPALDAIGIPSLMLTGKTQDRATLVERFQKPDTEKVFLLSLKAAGSGLNLTAASYVALFDPWWNPAVEAQAIDRTHRIGQKRQVIAYRLIAKDTIEEKIRALQKEKSQLASTLIDDQSLATALDLDTIRDLLADQ; from the coding sequence ATGGACGCCAGCACGCTCAACTCCCTCGCCCTCTACCTCAAAACCTTCGACGCCCGCACCCAAAAGCGCGGCAAAGCCTACGCCCGCGACGCCCGAGCCCTCGTTTCCTACGCCACCAACCACGTCGTCGAAGGCTACGTGGATGGAACCCAAGAGTATTTCGTCCACATCGGCTACGAGCGCCATGTCGGCTGGGAAGCCGAATGCGACTGCCCCATCGGCTACGACTGCAAGCACGCCTACGCCCTCGCCGCCACCGTGCTCGCCGAAAACGGGCACCCCCTTTCCCAGGCAACTCCCAGCAAAAAAGCGGCCCGCAGGCCCAAGAACAGCCTCTTCGAGCCCGCCAAGAAGATCCTCGATCGGCAACTCAACGTCCGAGAAGAACGCTTCCTCGAAAAGGTGCAAAAAGCGTGGCACATCTTTCAAGAGCAAGGCATCGCCTGCGACGACGTCCTCGCCCTCCTGAACAACCAAGAGGTCCACTACCGAGGCTGGAAGCAAGTCGACCGGCTCGGCAACTACCTCGACACGCCCCCTCAAGACCCCTTCGAGCTCCTCGGCTACGCCTGCATCTATTTCAAGCTTAACGAGATCAAATCGCCAGCCCTCGCCCAGAAGCTGATCGACCTCGACGACTACCAAAACCGCGTCAAACGCAACCTCCACCTCAACGAAATCCGAGCCTGGAAAGCCACCCTCGAGCGCTCCTCAAACGTCCGCGCCCCCGAACAAGCCCAATCCACGACGCCCACCCAGCTCGCCATGGTCATCGGCACCTCGAAATGGGAAATACACGCCCGCGAGGACGGTCCCTACTACCGCGTCGACAGCGAGCAACTGCAAGACTGGCGAGACGCCACCGCAACGAAGCTGTCCACCCAAGCCATCGCATTCCTTGGAGCTGCGGAACACTTCCTCCAGCACTGGCGAGGCGTCACCACCGCGCCCACCACCCAATACGCCCGAGCCTTCCTGCACCGTCTCCTCCAACATGCCGAACTTCGCTACCACGTTTTGGATACAAACTACCAAACGATCCCATGGAGCGAAGAACCGCTACGCTGGATCGCCCGCAAATCCGGCTCAGGGGAAGACGCCACAGCGCAACTCAGCCTCTGCCTGCCCAACGGAAAACCACTGCCCAAAAACGCAATCGTTCTCCAACTGCTAGACTACGATACCTACGGACGTCCCCAGCCCACAGCAGACGACGCCCCTCTCTACCTCAGCGATGCCACCATCTACCCCGGCCCGCCGCCACTGGAAGGAGAAACGCTCGTCACCCTGCCCTGGGACGCCATCGACTCCGAACAAGGCGTCGCCTTCCTGCGTTCCCAAGGAAGCGAACTCCCCCCGGAAATCGAAAAGCGAGTCGACACCCTCCAGCCCCAGCTCCGGCTGCGAGCCAGCACCCGAGAAACTCCCAGCACCTGGGGCCGCACCCGCGGCCTGCAAGTCGAGCTAGAAGCCATCGACTCCCAAAACAATGCACTGCGTCACTTCACGCCCACCGGCTGGAACCACCTAAACGAGGAGACAAGCGCAACCCCCAACAACCGTATCCAACTTCTGGATCCAAACGTCCTGCTCGACTTCGCCCCGCTCCTATCCAAATTCTCCCTCAGGTGGGACGAGCAACTCACCCGCTGGCAACGCCCCCTGCGCGACTCGAAAGACCTGCCGGACTTCGGAACCTGGCTGCAAAGCCTGCCCGACTCCATTCAAGTAGAACTCAGCCCCGACCTCGCCGGCCTCGACAGCGCCCCCGTCTCGCTCAGCTATGAAGTCGATATCCAAGAAACGGATACCCGCGACTGGTTCGACGTCAAACTCGTCAAACGCGTCAACGACACCCAACTCACCGACGAGGAGATGAAGCTCCTGCTCGCCGGGCCCGGACGCTTCGTCCAGCTCCCCAGCGGCCAGTGGCGACGCCTCGACATTGAAACCACCAAGGAAACCGCTGCCCTCATGCAGGAGCTCGGTGTCGAAAAAACCGACGACACCCAACGCCTCCACACCCTGCAGCTGCAAAACGAAGCCGCCAGCGCCGCCCTCACCGAAGAAGCCAAAACCGAGCTACAAGCCCGCCTCAAAACCCTCAGTGCCCAAAAACTTCCCGCCCCGCCACGCCCCTTCGGAAAAGTCCTCCGCCCCTACCAGCGCGACGGCTTCCAATTCCTCTGCCAGCTCACCCAGCTCAGCTTCGGCGGCATCCTCGCCGACGACATGGGCCTGGGCAAAACCCTGCAAGCCCTCGCTTGGCTGGTCTGGCTCAAAAAGCAAAACGCCAAAGCCAAGGCCCCCTTCCGCGTTCTCATCGTCTGCCCCAAGTCCGTCATGGACAACTGGCTCTCCGAACCCAGCAAATTCCAGACCGGCCTCACCGCCGCCCCCCACCAAAGCAATCCCGACGAAGCCCAAGCCAGAGCCCTCCTAAGCGCCAACCTCGTCGTCGCCAACTACACCCAGCTGCGCAGCGCGGCCGACACCTTTCTCGCCGAAACCTGGGACGCCGTCATCCTCGACGAAGCCCAATATATCAAAAACCCCAGCTCCCAAACCGCCCGCGTCGCCTGCCAGCTCTCCACCCAGCACCGCCTCGTGCTCACCGGCACCCCCATCGAAAACCGCTCCCTCGACCTCTGGAGCCTGCTCCGCTTCGCCATGCCCGGGGCCCTCGGCTCCCAAGCCCAGTTCAAGCGCCTCTACAACGAAAAGAAAGACCCGCAAGCCCTCCCCCGCCTCGCCCGCCGCATCCAGCCCTTCCTCCTGCGCCGCGCCAAAAAAGACGTCGCCCAAGACCTCCCCGACCGCATCGAAGAAGAACTGCACTGCCAGCTCGAAGGCGCCCAAGCCAAGCTCTACCAAGCCGAACTCAAAAAAGCCCGCCAACTCCTCGTCGAGGTCAAAACCCAACGCCAGTTCGACAAAAGCCGCTTCAACATCCTGCAATCCCTCCTGCGGCTCCGACAAATCTGCTGCGACCCCCAGCTCCTCGGAGCCAAACCCAGCAAAACGCCATCCGCCAAAACCCAGGCCCTGCTCGAGCATATCCAGCCCCTCGTCGACGAAGGCCACAAGATCCTCGTCTTCAGCCAATTCGTATCCATGCTCGAACTCCTGCAGCCCGCCCTCGACGCCATCGGCATCCCCAGCCTCATGCTCACCGGAAAAACCCAAGACCGGGCCACCCTCGTCGAACGTTTCCAAAAACCGGATACCGAAAAAGTCTTCCTGCTCTCCCTCAAAGCCGCCGGCAGCGGCCTCAACCTCACCGCCGCCAGCTACGTCGCCCTCTTCGACCCCTGGTGGAATCCCGCCGTAGAAGCCCAAGCCATCGACCGCACCCACCGCATCGGCCAAAAGCGCCAAGTCATTGCCTACCGCCTCATCGCCAAGGACACCATCGAAGAAAAGATCCGCGCCCTGCAAAAAGAGAAGTCCCAACTCGCCAGCACCCTCATCGACGACCAATCCCTCGCCACCGCCCTCGACCTCGACACCATCCGTGACCTCCTCGCGGATCAGTAG
- a CDS encoding GbsR/MarR family transcriptional regulator: protein MANESEARANETRDAIIAYFVNAAQAFGIPKSIGEIYGLFFATDAPLALDDVIEQLQISKGSASQGIRFLRSINALNLAYIPGDRRDHFKAETSLRRIADGLIKERIKPQLASGTEQLKAIEKQSSKIELNEYQEQLATIRTWSKKADLVLPFVSKFLGDKEKPIIL, encoded by the coding sequence ATGGCGAACGAAAGTGAAGCCCGAGCCAACGAAACGCGCGATGCCATCATCGCCTATTTCGTCAATGCCGCCCAAGCCTTCGGCATCCCCAAATCCATCGGTGAAATTTACGGCCTCTTTTTCGCAACCGACGCTCCTCTCGCTCTCGACGACGTCATCGAGCAACTGCAAATCAGCAAAGGCTCCGCCAGCCAAGGCATCCGCTTTCTGCGCAGCATCAACGCTCTCAACCTCGCCTACATCCCCGGCGACCGCCGCGACCACTTCAAAGCCGAGACCAGCCTACGCCGCATCGCCGACGGACTCATCAAGGAGCGCATAAAGCCACAGCTCGCGTCTGGTACAGAGCAATTGAAAGCCATTGAAAAGCAATCATCGAAGATCGAGCTCAATGAATACCAGGAACAACTCGCCACAATCCGCACCTGGAGCAAAAAGGCCGACCTCGTCCTGCCCTTCGTCTCCAAATTCCTAGGCGACAAAGAAAAACCAATCATTCTCTAA
- a CDS encoding type II toxin-antitoxin system VapC family toxin — translation MAKITLDTSAYSAFMQGDEKVLDALASSTTVYLPLFVIAELHYGFRGGNKLQENLGQLKAFLNKPTVDSWLPTLETAQIYGETQDQLKRAGTPIPINDIWIASACIESGSTLVTFDQHFQKIPGLRLWPWI, via the coding sequence ATGGCGAAAATCACCTTGGACACCAGCGCCTACAGCGCCTTTATGCAAGGCGACGAAAAGGTCCTCGACGCCCTAGCCAGCTCAACCACCGTGTACCTGCCCCTGTTCGTAATCGCCGAACTCCACTACGGTTTTCGAGGCGGCAACAAACTCCAAGAAAACCTAGGCCAGCTCAAAGCCTTCTTGAACAAACCCACCGTCGATTCTTGGCTCCCCACCCTGGAGACCGCACAGATTTACGGCGAAACCCAAGACCAGCTCAAACGCGCCGGGACCCCCATTCCCATAAACGACATATGGATCGCCAGCGCCTGCATCGAATCAGGCTCCACCTTGGTCACCTTCGACCAACACTTCCAAAAAATCCCCGGCCTACGCCTCTGGCCCTGGATTTGA
- the wecB gene encoding non-hydrolyzing UDP-N-acetylglucosamine 2-epimerase encodes MKVLCVFGTRPEAIKMAPLVHELKSRPEIDCRVCVTAQHREMLDQVLELFEITPDYDLNLMKPGQDLYDITCNILTGIKPVLADFQPDTVLVHGDTSTTLSTTLAAYYQKIDVGHVEAGLRTGNIYSPWPEEANRKLTGALAKYNFCPTEKSQQNLLAENVSTESIHVTGNTVIDALLWVSQKLDRDQTLSRKLADQFEFLNAEKRLILVTGHRRESFGQGFENICQALKEIADAHPDCEIVYPVHLNPNVQEPVNRILKGQSNIHLIAPLDYLPFVYLMQRSYLIITDSGGVQEEAPSLGKPVLVMRDTTERPEAVEAGTVKLVGANKDNIVREARALLSDETQYNAMSRAHNPYGDGKACPRIADALAAQLVHA; translated from the coding sequence ATGAAAGTTCTCTGCGTATTCGGAACCCGTCCAGAAGCCATCAAGATGGCCCCCCTCGTTCACGAGCTTAAAAGCCGTCCCGAAATCGATTGCCGCGTCTGCGTCACCGCCCAGCACCGAGAAATGTTGGACCAAGTCCTAGAACTCTTCGAAATCACCCCGGACTACGACCTAAACCTTATGAAGCCCGGACAGGACCTCTACGACATCACCTGCAACATCCTCACCGGAATCAAGCCAGTCCTAGCGGACTTTCAGCCAGACACCGTTCTCGTTCACGGCGACACCTCTACCACCCTTTCCACAACCCTTGCAGCCTACTACCAAAAGATCGATGTTGGGCACGTTGAAGCCGGCCTGCGTACCGGAAACATCTACTCCCCGTGGCCAGAAGAAGCGAATCGCAAGCTCACCGGAGCCCTCGCCAAATACAATTTCTGCCCGACCGAAAAGTCGCAGCAAAACCTCCTCGCAGAAAACGTATCGACAGAATCTATACACGTAACAGGCAACACCGTAATCGACGCCTTGCTTTGGGTTTCACAAAAACTAGATCGCGATCAAACACTATCCCGCAAACTCGCGGATCAATTCGAATTCCTAAACGCTGAGAAACGCCTGATCCTCGTCACCGGCCACCGACGCGAGAGCTTCGGTCAGGGCTTTGAAAACATCTGCCAAGCCCTCAAAGAGATCGCTGACGCCCATCCCGACTGCGAGATCGTTTACCCGGTGCATCTGAATCCCAACGTACAGGAACCCGTCAACCGCATCCTCAAGGGCCAATCCAATATCCATCTCATAGCCCCACTCGACTACCTACCTTTCGTTTACCTCATGCAACGCTCCTACCTGATCATCACCGATTCAGGCGGCGTCCAAGAAGAAGCTCCCTCCCTCGGCAAGCCCGTTCTCGTGATGCGCGACACCACCGAGCGTCCAGAAGCGGTCGAAGCAGGCACTGTGAAGCTAGTTGGGGCCAACAAAGACAACATCGTCCGCGAGGCCCGCGCCCTCCTCTCAGACGAAACCCAATACAACGCCATGTCCCGAGCCCACAACCCCTACGGCGACGGCAAAGCCTGCCCACGCATAGCAGATGCCCTAGCTGCCCAGCTCGTGCACGCCTAA
- the gmd gene encoding GDP-mannose 4,6-dehydratase has translation MKKALITGITGQDGSYLAELLLEKGYEVHGVIRRASTFNTSRIDHLYQDRHVNGVKLFLHYGDLADSVQMVKLLYELQPDEIYNLGAQSHVRVSFDVPEYTGDVVGVGAVRILEAIREANLVNKTKFYQASSSEMFGKVQEVPQTETTPFWPRSPYACAKMYAHWLTVNYRESYNLFACSGILFNHESPRRGETFVTRKITRAATRIKMGLQEKLYLGNLDAKRDWGYAKEYVEMMWLMLQQDQPEDYVIATNETHTVKEFVQETFAHLDLDWEKYVEYDKRYERPAEVDLLIGDPAKAKQKLGWEPKVKFKELVKIMVDADLKLAQDEAKIKKALA, from the coding sequence ATGAAGAAGGCCCTCATCACCGGAATCACAGGACAAGACGGATCCTATCTCGCAGAACTCCTTCTCGAAAAGGGATACGAAGTGCACGGAGTCATCCGTAGGGCCTCGACCTTCAACACTTCCCGCATCGACCACCTCTACCAAGACCGGCACGTCAACGGCGTGAAGCTCTTCCTGCACTACGGCGACCTCGCCGACTCCGTGCAGATGGTCAAGCTGCTCTACGAACTCCAGCCCGACGAGATCTACAACCTCGGAGCGCAGTCCCACGTGCGCGTTTCCTTCGACGTTCCCGAGTACACCGGCGACGTAGTGGGCGTCGGCGCCGTACGCATCCTCGAGGCCATCCGCGAAGCCAACCTCGTCAACAAAACCAAGTTCTACCAAGCCTCCTCCTCCGAGATGTTCGGCAAGGTCCAGGAAGTCCCCCAGACCGAGACCACCCCCTTCTGGCCGCGCTCCCCCTACGCCTGCGCCAAGATGTACGCCCACTGGCTGACCGTTAACTACCGCGAATCCTACAACCTCTTCGCCTGCTCCGGCATCCTCTTCAACCACGAGTCCCCGCGCCGCGGCGAAACCTTCGTCACCCGCAAGATCACCCGCGCCGCCACCCGCATCAAGATGGGGCTGCAGGAAAAGCTCTACCTCGGCAACCTCGACGCCAAGCGCGACTGGGGCTACGCCAAGGAGTACGTGGAGATGATGTGGCTCATGCTCCAGCAGGACCAGCCCGAGGACTACGTCATCGCCACCAACGAGACCCACACCGTCAAGGAGTTCGTGCAGGAAACCTTCGCCCACCTCGACCTCGACTGGGAAAAGTACGTCGAGTACGACAAGCGCTACGAGCGCCCCGCCGAGGTGGACCTGCTCATCGGCGACCCCGCCAAGGCCAAGCAGAAGCTCGGCTGGGAGCCCAAGGTCAAGTTCAAGGAGCTCGTCAAGATCATGGTCGACGCCGACCTCAAGCTCGCCCAGGACGAAGCCAAGATCAAAAAAGCCCTCGCCTAG